In Deefgea piscis, the DNA window CTGAGACTTCAGTTGGATCTAAAGGTTTACGATTAATGCTTGAGCTTTTTAGATGAACATAAATGGCCGCAAGGTCAATCGAATTGTTTTTGTCAATATTGTAACGAGCGCCCAAGGCATACCAAATCCGGTCGCTATCGGGAATGCTGGCAATGCGCTCAGCATCATTGGCTTCAGGCGATTGGTCATACGCTAAACCGGCACGGAAAGTCCAAGTTTGATTCGGCGTATAAATGCCGCCCACTGAATAACGGCTGGTATCGCGCCAGCGAGTCACTGTCACTGAATCGGCATTACCCGGAGATTTAATCCGGATTTCGTCAAAGCGCGAGTGACCTGTCCAGGTGTAATCAGCAGTCATCGCCCATTCAGGGTTAAATTGGTGAAAGCCATTAATCGAGAATGATTCTGGCGTTTCAACCGACAATGTTGCTGCTCGATTTTGTAAAGCAGGGGATTTGCCCACGGTCGATTGCAGTGCGCTTGGCACCTTAAAGGTCAAATCACCTTCCAAGGTATGTTTAATTTTTGAGCGATACGCCACCCCCACTCGGGTGTCCTCACTTAGATTAAACAAAGCACCCAAGTTAAAACCGTAGCCAATATCGTTACCCTTCACTTCGGACTCACCGTCAAAAGCGGGATTACCAAAAAACGCTGGGTTTTTCGTTGCCGTACCGAGGTCCAAGGCTTTACTAATTTGACCATTAATATATTGCACACTAACACCGGCACCGAGCGCCACCGTGTCGTTCACTTTGTAAGAGATCGATGGATTCACATTAATCGTTTCGATCTTGCTTTCTAAAGCTTGGTAGCGACCCACCCAGCCTGCTTCGTAATTGGTGTGTGAGCCAAATGGTACAAACACCCCAACACCGACGTTCACCTGATCATTCACTTGATAGGTAGCGTACAAATGTGGCACGGCTGTAGTTTGGCCAAAACTACCCCCATTACCACCCGTCACCGGTTTACCGGTGGCGGTAGTGGTTTTGATATTGGTGTACTCGCCATTCGGGATCACCACATTGAGTACGCCAGTGACTTGCGTTCCTTCAAGGCGGCTCATACCGGCTGGATTATAAAAAATGGTTGTCGCGTCCATGACTTCGGCAGCGCCGGAGTTGGCGACACCCTGATTACTCGCACTTTGGGTACCAAAGTGGTAGCCCGAAGCCAAAACTGAGGCAGAGCTGAGAAACAAACTAGTTGCACCGATCACTTTCATTGAACGCACAAGCATCTTCATTTTTATATCTCCAAGGGTTTTGTTGTACCACATACAATGTAAGCTTTTATTAGCTTACTCTTATATTACACAATCACTCGGTGAATGGCCTCAGAATCTGCATGCATTAACTGTGCATCAAAATCATCCACCATAATCACTTCCCGCTTGAGACGACGAGCACGCACCACTGCGGCGTGTTCTTCTGCTGTGATCAATCCCTGATTCAAGGCTTCTTGTAAGCGAGCCTGAGCCACAATCGCTTTCAACTTGCCTTCGCGCTGCGCACGGCGCAATTTGTTCTCGATGGCTTCAGTCGCAATCACGGCCTTCAAGGCATGCTCCAAAACACCAATCGAATCGTTTTCATCACTTGAGCGGTACATGAATTGCACCAAGCGATCACGCGATGCAGAAGGCTCCATCAAGCTACGGGCAATATCAGTACCCACCGTGTCTGCCGGCTGGCGCATAGACATGCCGCATGGGAATACCAGCTTACGTACACACCATGCCAACGCCCGATTCGGGTGATTCGCCAAAAAGCCATTCATCGCTTCCTGACAATCGAAGAGCGCGGTTTCCACTGCCCAACGTACCAATGGACGATCTTCTGTCGGTTGGCCATCATCATTAAATTTCTTTAATGCGGCAGTAGCGATGTATAAATTTGACAACATATCGCCCAAACGAGCCGAAAGTTTCTCTTTAAATTTAAGGCTACCACCTAACGTTGCCATCCCCATATCGGCCAAGAAAGCAAATGCTGACGAGAATCGAACGATGTCACGATAGTGCTGTGCGGTCGGGCCAGACACTGGCACGCTAACAAAACGCGCACCGGTCAAACCTAACCAGCAGCTACGCACCAGATTAGAAACTGCAAAACCAATGTGGCTAATTACTGCATCATCAAAAGCAGGTAAATCTTTATTCATTGCCGCTTTAAGTTCACGCAGCACAAACGGATGGCTACGGATTGCGCCTTGACCAAAGATAATCATGCTGCGAGTCAGAATATTGGCGCCTTCTACCGTAATTGCAACAGGTATAGCGTGGTAACCCAGCGCCAAG includes these proteins:
- a CDS encoding OmpP1/FadL family transporter → MKMLVRSMKVIGATSLFLSSASVLASGYHFGTQSASNQGVANSGAAEVMDATTIFYNPAGMSRLEGTQVTGVLNVVIPNGEYTNIKTTTATGKPVTGGNGGSFGQTTAVPHLYATYQVNDQVNVGVGVFVPFGSHTNYEAGWVGRYQALESKIETINVNPSISYKVNDTVALGAGVSVQYINGQISKALDLGTATKNPAFFGNPAFDGESEVKGNDIGYGFNLGALFNLSEDTRVGVAYRSKIKHTLEGDLTFKVPSALQSTVGKSPALQNRAATLSVETPESFSINGFHQFNPEWAMTADYTWTGHSRFDEIRIKSPGNADSVTVTRWRDTSRYSVGGIYTPNQTWTFRAGLAYDQSPEANDAERIASIPDSDRIWYALGARYNIDKNNSIDLAAIYVHLKSSSINRKPLDPTEVSGGSINGNYSVNSVTLGMQYNYRF